DNA from Drosophila suzukii chromosome 2R, CBGP_Dsuzu_IsoJpt1.0, whole genome shotgun sequence:
GATCGTCATAGGAATATATTGCATGGGCGAGCTTCAAAGCTCAGAATGTACTAGACTAACAAGCTGCGTCATTGAGTTCGCCAAAATATTTTCcagttttttttctttttttcataAGATATCGCCAATAAATTGACTCAAATGGACAAGGAAACCATAGAATTATTAATGACTGAGAAACCGATtacgaaaaaaataataaaataatattacgCATATTTCAAAGTGTTTTCTCTGTGGGGAAAGGTATCCTTAATGTTTTTATGCTTAAAGGCCTTAGAGTTCGTACGAACAGAAACACTGACGAACATGGTTAGATCGATTCGGTTAGGGGTCTTGATCAAgattatatatactttataggttCGGAAAAGTTGTCTTCTACCTGTTATTTACTTTTCAACAAATATAATACTTCTGAACAAGAATTGATACAAATTTCGAATACATTAAATTATCGGTTAGGGCTAAACTATGCATAAgtacaaaattttaaacaagTTCATGATTTCAATTGTGATATGTTAGAAATATATTATGTCTGCTTTATGtataacatttcttttgataATACAAAGTAAAGAACTAAAAAAACCTTTTGAATGAAATAGAAGGTGCGTCGTCGATTTCAGATTCGGCATTCCAACCAAAAAGTATTTTATAGTGCTCTCCATATTTGGATTCttttttaaaggtttttaagtTGACAGGAATCCATTCACAAAAAATCGACTGTGTTAGTCGGTCAAATCCAAAAAGTATATAAAGTCTAAGTCGTAGCATAGATTAAGAAAGGCATGCGTTGAGTTCCTGTCTATCACTATGTCTATCCCAAAATTATGCGCGATTACCGAACCCATTGTAAAAACCAGCCAGTGTGATTACTTTGGAGGGAATTGCCCACTCCTTGCCATCAAAGCGGCACGTTCGGCCGAGATAGTAAGAAGTACCTGGTACTCGCCTATCAACAATTATGTGTCACGAATGCTGCACGATCTCAGCACGATCTGTTCGTTAGCTTTGGCTTTGGCCCCAAGTATAAAAAGTAATGCTCAAGCCTCGCTAGCGTCCAGTTGCGGTCAGATCGTCAAAAGGAAATAATACATCGAGAATTATACGTTTTCGTCGTGGTGTGGAGAAAGTATTAGTGAAGCAACAAAATGGCTCAGAAAGTAAGCAcaagcattaaaatatgtcccTGAATTCTATTATTCGAATACAAAGTCTAGCAAAATACCAATGATAATGCCAAGTGCTAATCACCGATTAAagtaaactttaaaataaagcAATTACACTTCAAAATGATTTATAGAACAGGTGCGAAGTGCCGAAAGAAAAAACACTCAAAGTGAATTGAACTAATTAATCGAATATTCCTTAGAAAGTGAAACAGATTTATTTAAACTGATAAACGTTATGATGTATGGTGTTTGTCGGCAAACATATACGGTGCCATGCAAACGGAACTTGGGTCAAAGACCCTGCGTTTGATTAAGCTGTAGACGTAGTCCTTTTGTTAAGATGTGACTAAAGGTTAAACTCCATCAAACTCGTTTCATCTGGCTCGGACTTTACGTGTTGAGTTAGAACCAGACAAAAGCGCCACGAACAGCTTTAGCTGCTCAATTGTGCCATCACCGAAAATTCAATTAATGAAATGTTCAACTTTCGACTGATTACAGATCTTCTGCAATATATTGATCGTGACCCTACTCGTACTCGGTGCCGATGCCCGACCCTCAGCGGGGGAAGAGGTCAATGCGGACCCCAGCGAGTATCATGGGAATCTCTCGGTGGAAACCGTCCTGAAAGTGCAGCAGTGCGAGAAGGATTCCAATACCATGGA
Protein-coding regions in this window:
- the LOC108008814 gene encoding uncharacterized protein translates to MAQKIFCNILIVTLLVLGADARPSAGEEVNADPSEYHGNLSVETVLKVQQCEKDSNTMELCMRCAKVTKSDFVYPVCCSNDDGIKDWCREYVYYGNE